From the Harpia harpyja isolate bHarHar1 chromosome 16, bHarHar1 primary haplotype, whole genome shotgun sequence genome, one window contains:
- the MYOD1 gene encoding myoblast determination protein 1, whose translation MDLLGPMEMTEGSLCSFAAADDFYDDPCFNTSDMHFFEDLDPRLVHVGGLLKPEEHPHHHGHHHGHPHEEEHVRAPSGHHQAGRCLLWACKACKRKTTNADRRKAATMRERRRLSKVNEAFETLKRCTSTNPNQRLPKVEILRNAIRYIESLQALLREQEDAYYPVLEHYSGESDASSPRSNCSDGMMEYSGPPCSSRRRNSYDSSYYTESPNDPKHGKSSVVSSLDCLSSIVERISTDNSTCSILPPVETVAEGSPCSPPEGASLNDSGAQIPSPTNCTPLPQDNSSSNPIYQVL comes from the exons ATGGACTTACTGGGCCCCATGGAGATGACGGAGGGCTCCCTCTGCTCCTTCGCGGCCGCCGATGACTTCTACGACGACCCGTGCTTCAACACATCGGACATGCACTTCTTCGAGGACCTGGACCCCCGTCTGGTGCACGTGGGGGGCCTGCTGAAGCCCGAGGAGCACCCGCACCACCACGGGCACCACCACGGGCACCCGCACGAGGAGGAGCACGTCCGAGCGCCGAGCGGGCACCACCAGGCTGGCCGCTGCCTGCTGTGGGCCTGCAAGGCTTGCAAGAGGAAGACCACCAACGCTGACCGCCGTAAGGCTGCCACCATGAGGGAGCGGCGGCGGCTCAGCAAGGTCAACGAAGCCTTTGAGACCCTCAAGCGCTGCACCTCCACCAACCCCAACCAGCGCCTGCCCAAGGTGGAGATCCTGCGCAATGCCATCCGCTACATCGAGAGCCTGCAGGCGCTGCTGCGGGAGCAGGAGGACGCTTACTACCCGGTGCTGGAGCACTACAGCGGGGAATCAGATGCCTCTAGCCCTCGCTCCAACTGCTCCGATGGCATG ATGGAGTACAGCGGGCCTCCTTGCAGCTCTCGCAGAAGAAACAGCTATGACAGCAGCTACTACACAGAATCACCAAATG aTCCAAAGCATGGGAAGAGTTCTGTTGTTTCCAGCCTTGATTGCCTCTCAAGCATTGTAGAGAGGATTTCCACAGATAACTCCACATGTTCTATACTGCCTCCAGTGGAAACTGTTGCTGAAGGGAGTCCCTGTTCCCCACCAGAAGGAGCGAGTCTGAATGACAGCGGAGCCCAAATTCCTTCCCCCACCAACTGCACCCCACTTCCCCAggataacagcagcagcaaccctATCTACCAAGTGCTATAA